ACAACATAGAAACGTGGGAAGAATCAATTTCATTCTTTGATATGCTTATCTATCTGAATGCAGATATTTATTTGCTATAATGTACCAGCGTCTCATTGATGTATATTTTGTCACGCGCTTAGATGACGTTGTCATTACGACGCAAAAGCTTCACCAAAAGGTATCTAAGGTTATTAtgaaatgacgtcatcatttgtCGTGTGATTCAAGAAACAATGACGCAACTGTATATGTAAAAAAGTTGTTGTACTGTTTTTGTGGTACATTAGGACAGAAACATGTTTGTTATTCTTCGAAAAAATCCATGAAGAGGGAAATTAGCCGACATTGCCAACAAAGGCTTCACTGGGTCTTCCGGTCAAATTCTGACATGGATATTACAAGTTGAGGAATATGGGATCACAGCTATCAACAACAATTAAGGTTTGGGACATGCTGTATTATTAAATGATTTGTACAAAAATAGAAAGTAAATGCAGGGTTTTGTACGTCCATCTATAATACTAGTTTGGATAGGTAAGTAGCAAAATACCATTGCATGTCTGTTGCACATCAAAGAACATATTCGCTTGTAATTAGTGGTGAATGTCTTGTCTTCAGATGGCCAAACAACAGGCAACATGTGGTGTAGTGTTCTTTAAAAGCAATGGTAAGAATGGGGTATAGTATGCTAGGACTAATTAAGAACTCACTGTCAATTACAAAATATGACTGTATGTTAGAGAACAGTAGCACAAcgaaaaaatagaaaaaaaactaagGGGGGAgggagagggggagggggggggggggggggggggggttctacTTGTATGCAGGTAACAAGAGAAGGCTTCCTGCAACAACACAAATTTATTGTTGAACGTGTTATAGACGTAATTTTACATGTGGAGTATAGCAGTTAAAAAATTATTGCCGTACTCTggttcaaaatatttttgtacgATTAGATTTTTACGTTTTAACTTTGCTAATCATTATTGGAGATTTATTGATTGACGAAATGTGAtactttttgtttaattttaggGCAAAAAAATGTTTCACTAAGCTGCAAGGCTAGCGTGACtattttagtttttaaattGGGAATTTTCTGTTTCTGGATGGTAGCGTCCATGTGTTACCTTACTTATAGTATAAAATGCACATGATTCGATATTCGATGAATTGTTCCCAATATTTGTTCCCCATTTCGTAATTAATGTCAGCAACTGCtgattgcaaaaaaaaaaaaacaaaaaacaaaaacaaaaaacaatgtcAACAGTGATACATGCTGTTGAagaatatggaatattttaaaggCGTCTTCATGAGTTGAAGGGAAATAATCATGCTTCAGTGATAATCGTCACAAGACTCTGAAAATGCCTGTTTTCGGAAAAtgaataacacaaaataatagTATGTTAGTATAATGAATTACGAACTATTCTTTAGCATGCAAAATTTGTTAAATGACATCAAGAAAGCTTTCTAACTGTCTTCTACCAACCTTTCATACAACTGCTGACTTGTTCAAATGATTAAAAACACTTATTAGTTGCTCTGTAGGCGATTACCTGAGATCCGTGTATTCAAgtatgatttattttcatttcaacatattttattgataatcaaatggattgaacatcaggctaagcctatattaaCGTTCTCTccataaattattacatttatttcaaataattagtatttggttattagtcaagaatggaaattacagtatatatatatagaaagagtatttgtgaataatataaaacgataatcttatgtattttctttttctttataataattttcaagttattgttaaatatttatgaaaactCGTTTACTATGCAGGAGAGAGACAAGTGCCTGATCAACAACAGAGTTTCTGACTATAATGTCCATTTGGTAAATACCAGTAGTCTTCTACTCATGTGTTGACCAAACACGCATCTCCCTACCGCATATAAACTGGTACCatataagaatttaaaattaaacataaaattgtataattCTGATTAAGTCcaaatcaaataagattatcaATTGAGATTGGAAGGAGATAAATCAATTATACATAACTAGCAAGTCACCACATCTCACCCAACTTTACCCTGTAAggcatgtaataaatataataatgctTAGTTAAGAGGGTTACAATCACATTGACACTATtcacttttgtttatatatatattatatatacatacatttgtatgtgtgtgtatgttgataatATCATTTAACAGATGTATAGTGATTACTACAGAAAGCAGAaaataattagaaaatcattAACACCCAAATACAGTGACAGCATCCGTAattgaacatttacattatgtatatgcatattatatgaTTATCAAATTATAAAGTAAGAGATAGTTTGCACCTAAAGTGCATTAAAGTATGATTTATGTGGTGAACGGTGTGCGGGGCACTTCCAGAAGAGGACCTGGCCACACCTCTAGAACACATGATCACCTCTCTTTATCACCTTGCCACGCCTTTTCACCATATGGTCACACCCCCAGAGCATAATGATATGCCTCCTTACATCATCAGTGCTTGACTGTCAAACACAGTGCGCAGGGCATCGCCTCTTTGTACCTGGCCACGTCTCTAAAACATATGACCATACCTCCACACATATGTGATAGTTTACGGAACATGGTCATGCATCTGGCAAACATGGCAATGCACACGAACATCAGACCGGTGGACATGTATCAAAATAACGGCTCTGTGACTTTTGAGGATTTTCATATGGAGGTTGAAAGTcgaatgttatatttttatacgAATTGGTTACATTCAAAGAAACTGTTAAACATTATCGGTTGATTGTTAATTCTCTTTGAGGAAAAATATGTGTAGACTCCCTATTGAaagatgacgtcatcattacaATGTGATAAGTGACCTCACTAAATTCCCCATATTTGTCAGTGAATGTGACATTGGATATATGACATTgattatacaggtatgatatcgAATATATTGCATCGGATATAAGACATTGATTATATGACTTTCAATTAAAGacattgaatatacatgtattacatcgGATACATGTcatttgaaatgatatattgacaatatgATATTGAAAATGTCATTGAATATATGACTTGATAAGAGACTGATTGAAAAATGATTGGAGTTTTCAAGCGTTGCTTCGGGTGTTTGTTGTTTAACAAAGTATAATCATGTAAACATGCTGCCAAGCGTCAAATGAAAAACTGCTTACAGTGTCCAGGAAATGACATATGCCCTGTCTGTTTTACTGGCACTGTAAAAGGCCAGGATATAAATTTggaatgtatattttataacgTAGTTTTGAtccatatttttgtttttgttttgttaattcaATAGATAGTCATTTAAACTAGCTTagatatcagtatttataccacAGCAGAACACATATGTGTGATGTTGTAAAATTAGACCAACGCATATTGTACGGTATTAACCGAAGTTCAAGGATACAAGAGGAGAAAATATTCATCGGTATGGATacaatacaatttatatatagatatacacatgtactccATTAACATCAGAACTTTGACGTCTGTCATTAAGTAGAAATTAACAACATGACTGTTCATCTTTGAGTTCGGCTACTGGGCAAGATACCCCTAACAAAGCATTTATTTTCATATCCAGGCCAGAGTATAGGTGTATACTGTAGATGTGTGAGGCTTTTCAACATAACCAGCTGCTGTGCATTTGTACTTTAACATAATTGGATATTTTTTCCTCTTCTAGAGGAACAGGGTTGATTATGTGTGGTTTGTTTGTGATGTGGTTGTAAAGTACTAACCCCTATTAAGACTATAAACACTGCATGTACGCTTACTGAAGATGCCAAGTACACCACTGCTGAGTCTAACAAAATAATCTTTCTCTTATAATCGTATTTCTTGATCCTCGTTACctagaaagttttttttttctttttcttttttttttttttttacaaaagtcTCTCATGTGAGAAACACATTTAGATATGAATTTAGTtgtatatacagtttatgtTGAATGATAGGTAAAGTCTAGTAAAATAGCTGTTTTGTTTCCCGGGATTCTACAATGAAACCTTTCTTACTTTTTTCATAGGTCGCCACATGTTGATCACTCGCATCAACAATGCCTCATAAACATTAATAAACATTTCCCCTATTGTTTTGATCTCTTTAGTTTGCCATATCGTTgtcatttacataaaatctgaAAAAGATACTTTAGTGCTGGAATTCATTATTAAGTAAATTCTTTGGTAAAAGGTTTAACTTAATATATAGAAGTACAATGTTCAAGGTCTGTACAAGATGCTTTCAACTGGATGTCACTACTACCGGACAACTAAGAAAATATACCTTTATTCAATGCCTAAACATCGCAACTGTATAGTAAAACAATTACACAGAGATAGCGACATAATTATTAAGAGAATATGATTCCAAGGAAAAGTAACTCAGGATACACCAAAAGAAGACAAAGGTTAGATCACGTGATCCCATTGAGTGTTAGGAAAAAATTGTATTGAGGCATATCTAGTATTACCTGTCTAGTTGTTTTTTAAGATAACTTAACTCACTAAATTATCTGTATGATATAAAATAACAGGTAGTCGTCTTTATTGTATGAgttgattatttattttcttttgttttagaTAATGATATCTAGAGAATTGTAGTAAACCTTCTAATACTTGATACTATTTAATTGTTTCAGTATACTGTATAGTTTGTAATATTCGCGGGGGTTTAATTTCACTGTATTCGCTGTCATTGCATACACCGCAAAAAGAAATACCCAGTGAATATATTCTTATATACACAGAAATGTACAGAAGTGTTTACTGCAGAATGCTGAAAAGGTTGCGCGAAATTTATTACCCGCGATCTATGCCTGTCAAGGACAACCGCAGGGACTCAGGGACTCTGTGaaatttaacatgtacatgtatacagtacagttgtgtaatattatatacCTTTTGCCACCAATAGATAAAGTACGGCAGTACAGTGTATTTCATTAAAGCTCTGCTGTGATAATGTCCTGTTGCAGAAATGCGATAGAATTGCCACATTTTATCTCATTTTTGTAACAGGACGTTATCATAGCAGAGCTTTCAGAGAAAGTTTTCTCTCTGAAAGCTTTCTATCGTATTTTATCTGTTGTactcaaaaatatataataagatGTTTTCATGTTTGTTTTTCTAAGAAAGACAAGATATTTCATAATGATTGATAATGTCACTTTAGTCTGTTAAAATGTTACTTTGTTATTGCGGTGTATACCTAGTGTATTAACagttgtttaaaatcaaaactaCCATTTTCATCCTTTCAATAGCACTGAAAGTTCAGGTACTAAATTATATTTACTCTTGCTTAATTGCAGAATAACCAATGTGAATTTaacatttgacatttaattGTTAATTGCAGATGGGACGAACATAAATTTCCTAAAGTCATTTCTTTTCATTGTTTCACACACAATTTTCGGTCATCGTGAAACAACATTAACTATAGAGTGTATTCGTGAAAACGAGACTACTGTTTCACAATAAAGTGTCTAAAGAGAAATATTGTTTTGCGATAAATAGTGAAAATGACTAAGCGTAATTCGCTAGGAGATATACCCTGGGGCAGAAATCATGATTCATGCTTCAAGGCCTTTACACATGCATCCTTtaatgagatatgtgatcagaCCAACAGGCATTAGCAAAGCATACATCACTACTATGTATAGATGGTGTGGACATAATGGCGTAATTATTTGTAATACTCAGGCCTTTGCTTTGTCGCATGCATACCGTGTAATTGCCGTGAATTTCGCATGCATGCGCTATGAAGGGGCCTGTCTGTGACAGGTTGATAAATTCATCTTTGGTTTGACATTTCGCAACAACTCTCCTCCCTATGTACTTCCCTTGGTGAAACAGCTGCGCTGTAATAACGCTTCTTTATCCTCTCCACACTCTCATTTTAGATCACGATGTGGGGGAGGGTGGGGGAGGAAAGGGGAGGGGGAGGATGAGGAGAGTGATAATAAAGCATTGCGGTAAATAAGTACATGTGTAGCCGATGAATGCATTGTCAATACACACGTAGGTATAGACGCTGTGGACATCCACAGCAGAGCTAGGCGCACGATTAACCTAACACTGTTCggtatagtacagatatataatatacaaaattacacatatctataaatacatttcTCAACCTTCCGTCACATGCCGCGCCGCCATTCCTTGGCTAGCCGTTTTTATTCTTTCATAAATTTTTAATGTACTTGTAATCTATATTTGGGAATGCAGATCAAAACCTGTCAAATATTTGGACACCAAGATTGAATACAgatgtaaaacaatacatagGTTTGTTGATTTGAATTGTCAGGTTTTAGTTTTAGAAATTGACgacaaataaatcaaattatgaTTATGTTATAACAGTAACGATTACATTATTGTTCCATGCTAACAATTCTTGACAAAATGCCCTTTGTTCTCGTTCGTTAACAGGGAACAACGTGCAACAGAATTACTTATTACCAAAGAAAGTGCATGTTTAATTCATAAACGTATTGGCTTGAACATTTTCTGCAACTCTCCGCCATTCTGTCTCGCTGTCCAATACTTTAAGAGACGTGTATGTATACTGGCTAGGTTTGGTGGATAGACGTACTTGATACTGTGCCAACGTGTGGTTTACCAATCACTGTTGGACAACACAAATATGTCTCGTTCGTGATGTCTAGAATCATGGCAGGCGTCAGGCATGTATCTGTGAGGTCAGTCAAACAAAATCTTTTGACATATACAGAAAGGAAAAACTTGACAAAACATATGAGAATATCTGTACAGAAAGGCTTAAGTGCATATTGGGTTATTTCCATTAGTAATCATTAGATTTCAAAGAATTAAactatgtctatatataatttTCGGACATGATGTTAAATAGTATTACATCACGATGATAGATGCATATGAAACCGCAATTAATTTTATAATCGGTACCATTTGAGATTTCTCTTCATACTGAAAATATCCAAAATGGGTCACTGCGGCAATCAGTTTATGTCTTTTCACTAATTATCAACCTTCAGCTTTCGAAACATTGTGTTTTTTCCTGTCAACAGGTTGACAGTaaactgaatttaaaaaaaaaagtgttaaaaatACTTAAGTCTGCCATGTCCATATAGAGATTTGTTTCTCGTTTCATGggtgaaatatgaaaaaacacGAAACAATGTCATTTTTTATTCAATGTCTTAACTTGATTTAAACGGagataaacaaaatgttaaagGTAAAGTATTGACTAgttataattttaaataataatcCCTTTTTACACTTACGCCGATTGATTCCTACGAAACTACTGCTGAATGGTAGATTTCATTCCCATCATTCATTTCCACCGACATATTCCTACGAAACTCCGactaaataatgttttatatatcaattatatttgtatttatgtacaTCATCATTACTTTTTGGTTGTATCTTCATTGATAAATAGCATTGAAACTATAGAAGGACATTTAAGAGTTACATTTGTAGTTAGCAATTAAGTTAGTATGCGATGGCAAAAACGGTACTAACGAATGATGAGATGAACTGATTTCCTTCTAACAAAACGTttatacaaacaataacataatatttgTTATAAGATACTTTTCAAATTTGTTACAGGCAGACAAAGTGACAGATGAAACACTTAAAGGTAAGAATATGCAAATAGATTTCTATATACaagtaatataatacataaatgtCCTTTAGGTACTTTTCGTATACTTAATATACAGAAATTGTATATCTTCATCTTTATAAAACAGTAAGTAATATACACTAATTACTTcctaaatataaaatttaaacttgtttcatttttgtatgattttcttgctgtaataaacatgtaatgaaataaGCAAATTCGTTGTCTTAAGTTTGATAAGTTCGTAACTCCAATGTTCTGTCAAAGCTATCAGTTTGTAATATATTACCTTTATCTTGTAGAATGGCGGGAAGCGTTTTCAATGTTCGACAAAAATGGTGACGGCCATATTAACAGTACAGAACTAGGAACAGTGATGCGGTCACTCGGACAGGCACCGACAGATGAGGACCTTTTCAAGATTATCCACGACGCCGATAACGACGGTAAAACAGATTTTTGCTTACCCCAACAAACGAATATATTCAAGTTTGGAATTGTTCCAATGCAGTATAACGTACacagaaaataataaattgaaataaggCTTAATATAATTCAAGAAGAAAGAGCAACACTTcatatttactatatattttataaaaatagatgattgtttatttcattaacgTTAAAAAtgcgggtttttttttttatcaaaatagcAAGGTGTAATTAAACTCCCAAGGCATAGTCATTGCATTTGTtgaattacattaattttataccacacgtggtaaaAAAATGCGTTTTGATTTGCTGACACGGTAACCGCTGCCAGGGACTATTTTTTAATCACGTGGTTCAGTTCTTTTTGATTTTAACACTTGAAAGCCGCTTCACGTTGTCGTTGAAATGGTAATACACAAAAAGTAGTTCGCACTTGTTTTTCTAATGATTATCTTTTTAATAGATGTCTGTAAATTTAATCTATGTTTTGGCGGTGATAATCTTGTTGATTACTTGTTATAATTTATACTATCTCAACAAATTTCtgaaattgtcagttttgtaTATTAATGAGCGGCATTTCACTACAGGTTATATACTTACACCCAAATgacattgtaaacaaaacacatttgGTCCAATTCTTTCTCGTGAAACCTTTTTTtaattgtggtagaaacaggtgatataaactcgtggttgttgtatatagaggatatctaacagtgtctttagtaataccaaatatatttcacgagtggggctaatattttgatgtttttcacgagtgcgcagcacgagtgaaaaatatcaaaatattagccacacgagtgaaatatatttggttttactgaagacactgttagatattctgtttattacattttttatcaacgaaaaccctatcccgtatgctaactaggactacagcgataatttgtaaacaaaaaaagtagtttccccttTCCAGCTGCTGAcgtatatgtcgggctttctgattggtcaattattttgctattttctaatcattaatttgattggtcaaatcagcaaaagtgatatttttcacttgtaaaaaatatgatattcttcactagtgaaaaatatcacttttatagaatgaataatttttgatatttcactggtaaaaatgtaataaatggcATTCCTTTCACTCTCGATAGTTATTTTTCCAAAGTTTTGTGTAACTTCTATTTCCATTACAGCATAAAACGTTTCAAATGTATGCTATTTAATGATGAAGACTTATAATGTAACATCTATTCCTAGTAGTTTATTAAATTTTTAACGGCCCTTTTCCATAGTTCCAAGTTCTTGTACAGTTCTAAAAGCCAATTAAATGCGACGTAAcaaatatatacgtatatatatccAACATTTTAGCCAGGGTAATTGCTTGTTTTAAAGCAGAAGTAAATTAAATTCTCAAAACGAATGATTTGTTTAATTACTCGATAGACGATAGACATCTTTGTCGTGTCATATTCCAAAAATCCGAAATGGGTAAGCGTTATTGAAAACATGCATGGAAAGCATGAAAGGGAATTTCCATTTGAGATTGGTCCATTTCGgagatactgtaaacgtggaaattcaCGCGAGGGGAAAATGTACGCTAATTACTCGGAGTCCctttgatcgcgaaaatttcccctacgcgtattattttgatatcaatttgcgtaatctcgcactacaaacgaaggtggcACAATTACGAAAATTTCCATTCGTAAAGTTAACATATCGAAATCACAAAACATAACCCCtacgaaaataaccacgtttacagttcACGGGGAATGGTCCAGGAATCGTAACATGATCGAGTGTGATATTTCTAACATTCACAGAAGTCTCCCTCGGGAGAATATTCATGCCATGATATTGCcttgtgtttgttttgatgTCGTATCACTTGCTTTGCTATCTCTACACAGGCAGTGGGACGGTAGACTTTGACGAGTTTGTGGAAATGATGATTCGGTTTATGAAAAACATTGACCCGGAAACGGAAATGAGGGACGCATTTAAAGTGTTCGATAAAGATGGGAATGGCTTTATCAGTGCAACCGAGCTGAGATATGTAATGACCAACTTGGGGGAGCGTCTTTCGGAGGAGGAGGTGGACGAAATGATCAAGGAGGCTGACATCGATGGTGACGGTCAAGTAAATTATGAAGGTATTGCTAATTTTAGAATTACAACTCATTTATACTCTTTTTCTTTATGCAAGTGATATCCAGGAAATTAGCCTCTGGTTTGAAAATACACGTTTATATTTTTTCAGTGACAAATACTAAATGTGTGTAAACCTTGTCAAATCATTTGACATATAACCCGcgtgttttatttgaaatagcCTCAATTTAGGAAATGTTTACTAAATTTCAATCGAAAATATTAGGTTTGGCAAAGTTTTGCTAACTACCCAGTTCTCAATTTGAGTCTATATGCTTCATATGCTTGATTCAAAATTCTCGTGCTTATATGTATCTTACCAGCCGCTGTCGCAGGCCTTTATTGTCAATGAGGCATTCAAAATATAGGATATTTTACTCGAAAACAAAAAAGTGTTCTACATTGCAAATGTTTCCAATTATAGAATATTTAACTTGATACAATATGACgttattttattgatgttttttgaTTGGAacaatattgttgtttttattcttttattttatttttgtttccaGAATTTGTAAAAATGGTGTGTAAAAAGTGAAGGATTTCAACCGATTTCGAAAAGGACAAC
This DNA window, taken from Pecten maximus chromosome 3, xPecMax1.1, whole genome shotgun sequence, encodes the following:
- the LOC117324665 gene encoding calmodulin-like, with product MADKVTDETLKEWREAFSMFDKNGDGHINSTELGTVMRSLGQAPTDEDLFKIIHDADNDGSGTVDFDEFVEMMIRFMKNIDPETEMRDAFKVFDKDGNGFISATELRYVMTNLGERLSEEEVDEMIKEADIDGDGQVNYEEFVKMVCKK